One Pyxicephalus adspersus chromosome 3, UCB_Pads_2.0, whole genome shotgun sequence genomic window carries:
- the LOC140327583 gene encoding disintegrin and metalloproteinase domain-containing protein 10-like, whose protein sequence is MLPDHYIYASLIVIGLLLQGIASDSSRPFLKHYETLSYDRTKLLQSHQRSKRASNEEKTLTLHLAAYSRKFALILKRDTSAFADDFTVMSHDQPLPVDISFLYTGKLREPLHAVIGLELLYAVIGLEPLYAVIGLEPLYAVIGLEPLYAIAGFLMAVNAIFEPMNFNGIKYINFKVKVLNIMQEEKPNDPLNSPYIGIEKLLMLHSTSNWNHVCLSYLLTNRDYSGTLGLAWIGKPGNAGGICSKFTKMANSTEKASLNTGVVTIQKYGQYLPQRVIHITLAHELGHSLGSPHDGDKECANFAVSSPYGNYLMYPRAVDGNQYNNDKFSPCSIHYISFLLKIKKDQCFVESDRPTCGNQIVEAGEQCDVGLNDNDTCCYSANASEGLQCTLKPGKQCSPSQGQCCSQLCELKPKGERCREETECSFENFCTGESAKCPNSTAKENYTLCHYGTRICLNGVCSQSVCVKFGLEQCDCTTENMYEKCHLCCQKPGDASSCTNTKSAELSHLFNRAVLVLPPGAPCGQRQGYCDKFHICRFVDADGPIARLKNSFLSVIEWDPAEWMKTRWWAILLIILVLSALMAGTILIFGRTLDSNKAATKQKSSQKVKQERPRTRRREVVYWEKEEFQVTAAYGLSETRM, encoded by the exons ATGCTCCCGGATCACTATATCTATGCTTCTCTTATAGTGATCGGACTTCTATTGCAGG GAATTGCCAGTGATAGCAGTAGGCCATTTCTGAAGCATTATGAGACGTTGTCATACGATAGGACCAAGCTCCTCCAAAGTCATCAGAGATCCAAAAGAGCTTCAAATGAGGAGAAGACGCTCACCCTGCACCTTGCAGCCTACAGCAG AAAATTTGCTCTGATCTTAAAACGAGACACCAGCGCTTTTGCGGATGATTTTACCGTGATGTCACATGATCAGCCGCTACCCGTAGATATCTCCTTCCTCTACACGGGTAAACTAAGAG AGCCCCTCCACGCTGTGATTGGTTTAGAGCTCCTCTACGCTGTGATTGGTTTAGAGCCCCTCTACGCTGTGATTGGTTTAGAGCCCCTTTACGCTGTGATTGGTTTAGAGCCCCTCTACGCT ATTGCTGGGTTCCTAATGGCTGTCAATGCCATATTTGAGCCGATGAACTTTAATGGAATTAAGTATATCAACTTCAAAGTGAAAGTGTTGAAC ATCATGCAAGAAGAGAAGCCTAACGACCCCCTGAATTCTCCTTATATCGGGATAGAAAAGCTGCTGATGCTGCATTCCACATCCAACTGGAACCACGTCTGTCTCTCCTACCTGCTGACCAACCGTGACTACAGTGGCACCCTGGGGCTGGCCTGGATTGGGAAACCAG GGAATGCTGGAGGAATATGCTCTAAGTTTACTAAGATGGCAAACAGCACCGAAAAGGCGTCTCTAAATACGGGAGTGGTGACGATACAGAAGTACGGGCAGTACTTACCACAGAGGGTCATCCATATCACCCTGGCACATGAACTGGGGCACAGCTTGGGGTCTCCT CATGATGGCGATAAGGAATGCGCAAACTTTGCTGTCAGTAGTCCATACGGTAATTATTTGATGTATCCTCGCGCTGTGGATGGAAATCAGTACAACAATGACAAGTTTTCTCCCTGCTCCATTCATTACATCTCATTTCTCTTGAAAATAAAGAAGGATCAGTGCTTTGTCG agaGTGACCGCCCAACATGTGGTAACCAAATCGTAGAAGCCGGAGAACAGTGCGACGTGGGGTTAAATGACAATGACACTTGTTGTTACAGTGCCAATGCTTCAGAAGGTCTTCAGTGTACACTAAAACCAGGGAAACAGTGCAG TCCCAGCCAAGGACAATGCTGCAGCCAGCTGTGTGAACTGAAACCTAAAGGAGAGCGCTGCCGTGAGGAGACCGAATGTAGTTTTGAAAACTTCTGCACAGGAGAGTCAGCTAAATGCCCCAATTCCACTGCTAAGGAGAACTACACCTTGTGCCACTATGGAACGAGAATATGCCTAAACGGG GTGTGCAGCCAGTCCGTTTGCGTAAAATTTGGTTTGGAGCAATGCGATTGTACAACTGAGAACATGTATGAGAAGTGTCACCTGTGCTGCCAGAAGCCAG GTGATGCGTCCTCCTGCACAAACACGAAATCTGCAGAACTGTCCCACCTGTTCAATAGGGCTGTATTAGTCCTTCCGCCAGGGGCCCCTTGTGGACAGAGGCAAGGCTACTGTGATAAATTTCATATCTGCCGCTTTGTCGATGCTGATGGGCCCATAGCCAGGTTGAAGAATTCTTTCCTGAGCGTTATAGAGTGGGATCCAGCGGAGTGGATGAAG ACCCGCTGGTGGGCCATTCTGCTCATTATATTAGTCCTGTCTGCGTTGATGGCTGGAACAATTCTCATATTCGGAAGAACTCTGGATTCCAATAAAg CAGCAACAAAACAGAAATCATCACAAAAGGTAAAACAAGAGCGGCCCCGCACCCGCCGCCGAGAAGTCGTCTACTGGGAAAAAGAAGAGTTCCAAGTGACAGCTGCCTATGGGCTATCCGAGACACGAATGTGA